GGGCTCTACATCAACACGCCGCAACCGCTGCCGGTGGGCACGGTGGTGCGCCTGTTGGTGTCGCTGCCGGGCGCCAGCTTCCCGGTGGACCTGTCCGGGAAGGTGACCCGCACGAACCCCCAGGGGACGCCGGGCTCCGAGGTGCCGGGGATGGCGGTGGAGTTCCTGGACGTTGACGACGAGAAGCGGTCGCGCATCGAAGCGTTCGTGGAGCGCCTGCGGGAAGCCCTGCCGGCGGACGAGCGTGGCAGTGCGACCCGGAAGTAGGGCGGCCCCACCCAGGCGGCCCCCGCGAGTGCGCCTGCGATGACGACGCTGCCCGAATCCCCCATTGAACTGACGATTGAACGGCTGGGCCAGCTGGGCGAAGGCGTGGCCCAGTGGGAGGGGCGCACCGTCTTCGTGCCCGGCGCCTTCCCCGGCGACACCGTGCGCGTGCGCCTGGAGTCCCAGGGCAAGGTCCTGCGCGGCCTGTTGGGCCAGGTGCTGACGGACGGTGCGGAGCGCGTGTCGTCGCGCTGCGTCCTGTCCGACGCGTGCGGCGGCTGTGACTGGCTGGAGCTGTCCGTCCCGGCACAGCGGTCCGCGAAGCAGGAGATCGTCCTCTCCACCCTGGAGCACCTGGGCCGCTTGAAGCGCACGGGCTTCACGGTGCGGCCGTTGATGGTGGCGCCTCGGGACTGGGGCTACCGCCGCCGCGCGGTGCTGCACGGGGCGGGGAAGGGGGCGCTCGGCTACTTCGGCCGGCGTACGCACGAGCGCATTCCTGTGGACGTCTGCCCCGCGCTCACGCCCGTGCTCACGGCGCTGCCCGGGAAGCTGGCCCCGCTGCTCAAGCCGCTGGCCAAGGACACCGAGGAGGTTCTGCTGCTCGCCGAGGGCGACAAGGCCGCGTTCGCGGTGAACCTCAGCGGCCAGGTGACGGCGCGGCACCTGGAGGCGGCGGAGGCGGCGGTGCGCGCGCTGCGGCTGGAGGGCGCGGTGCTGGTGCCCAAGGAGGGCTCGGCGCGGTTCATCGGCCGGCCGGTGCTGCGCTCGCTGTCCCCTCTGCGACCCGAGGTGCCGGTGTACCTGCGGCCGGATGCGTTCGCGCAGGCGCACGCGGAGGCCAACGTGGGGCTCGTCACCGCGGCCCTGTACGAACTGGGCGCACAGGAGACGGACTCCGTGCTGGAGCTGTACTCCGGCAACGGCAACTTCACGTTCCCGTTGGCGGGCACGGCCGGGTCGGTGCTGGGCGTGGAGTCGTCGCCGGTGGGCGTGGAGCTGGCGCAGCGGAGTGCTCGCGAGGGTGGGGTGGCCAACGTGCGCTTCATCCAGGGCGACGCGCGCAAGGTGTGCGACGGGCTGGTGGCGGAGGGGCGTTCGTTCGACCTGTGCCTCGCGGATCCTCCGCGCGCCGGGGCTCCGGGCCTGGCGAAGTGGATGCGCGCGCTGAACGTGCGCCGGGTCGTCTACGTGGCGTGCGACCCGGCTTCGCTGGCGCGCGACGCGGCGGGGCTGGTGGAGGCCGGTTACAAGCCGGTGGCGCTCCAGGTGGTGGACATGTTCCCGCAGACGCACCACGTGGAAGCGGTGATGTCCTTCGAACGGGGAGCCTGACGCGCCATGGACGCCCGCATCGTCGAGTTCGCCGAGGTCCTCCGCCAAAACGGCGTGCGCGTCAGCACGTCCGAGGTGCAGGACGCCCTGCGCGCCACGGCGGAAGTGGGCGTCCAGGACCGGAGCCTGTTCCGCTCCGTGCTGCGCGCCACGCTGGTGAAGCGCGAGCTGGACGTGGAGACGTTCCGCCGCGCGTTCGACTTCTACTTCTCCGGCGCGGCCCGCACGTTCGAGGCCATCGACAAGTCGCTGGCGAAGCAGCTGGAGGAAGAGGGCTACCTGGAAGGCGACCTGCTGAAGATGGTCATCTACCAGATGAACCTGCTGGCGCCGGAGATGTCCCCGCTCGCGCAGGCCATCCTCGCGGGTGACCGCGCGCGGCTGGCGCAGATCTTCCGTCAGGCGTCGCTCCAGCTGGACCTGGGGCAACTGGAGAGCCCTCTGCAGACGGGGTTCTTCACGCGGCGGATGCTCGCGGGCGCGGGCATGGAGCGGGCGCGCTCCGACCTCAAGTCGATGGAGGACGAGCTGAAGGCTCGCGGGCTCCATGCCGAGGGCGTGGAGATCGTCTCGCGCCACGTGGCCGCGGCGATGCGCAAGATTGAAGACGCCGCTCGCGCGGAGGTGAAGCGTCAGTCCGAGGCTCGCATCCGCCGCCGCACGGACGACGTCACGGAGAAGCCGCTGCACCTGCTCACGCAGGCGGAGGTGGACCAGATGGAGGCCGCCGTCCGCACGATGGCGGAGAAGCTCAAGAGCCGGATGATCCGCAAGCAGCGCTCGCACCGTCGCGGGTCGCTGCACGCCCAGCGCACGCTGCGCCGGAACATGCCGTGGGATGGCATCCCCATGGTGCCCGTGTTCCGCACCCGCAGGCCCGAGCGCCCGGAGTTGGTGGTGCTCTGCGACGTGTCCGACTCCGTGCGCAATGCGTCCCGCATGATGCTGCTGTTCATGCACACGCTGCAGTCGCTGTTCGTGCGCGTGCGCTCGTTCGTCTTCGTGTCCGACGTGGGCGAAGTCACTCAGTTCTTCAAGGACCTGGACGTGAGCGAGGCCATCGACGCGGCGACCGCAGGGCGCACCGTGTCCATGAGCTCCAACTCCAACTACGGCCGTGCGCTGGCGGACTTCACGCGCGACCACCTGGGCAGCATCACGCGCCGCACCACCGTGATGATCATTGGCGACGGCCGCAACAACTACAACGCGAGCAACGCCTGGGCCCTCAAGGATCTGAAGCGCAAGGCCAAGCGCGTGCTGTGGATCTGCCCCGAGGACCGGGGCAACTGGGGCATCGGCGACAGCGAGATGCTCACCTACGAGAAGCACTGCACCCAGGCCGTGGTCGTCACCTCCGTGACGGACCTGGCCCGCATCGCGGAACAGCTTGTCCCCGTCTGAAAACCCTTTCGCACCCGAGGAGCGCCCCCATGGCCCCGTCCTTCTTCGACGACTACCAGGACGTCCCCAACGTGGAGACCGGTCCGGACTTCGACGCCGCCGACGACCGCACGCTGCGCATGGCGTCCCGGCCGGTGGACAAGGCGCTGCTCGACCAGCTGGTCCGCTACCAGGAGACCTTCCTGGAGCACGTGGAGGCGGACGCCAGTCCCGAAGCCATGGCCGGCGCGGCGAAGGCGGCGCTGGAAACCAGCGGCCTGGACGTGAAGGCAGCGGAGTGGGGGAGCGCCGTCCTCCGGGCCTTCGGCGGGCGGCGGTGGACCGTGCAGCGGCTGCGCTCGAAGCTGACGGAGCTGGAGTCCCGCTCCGGGCCGGAGGTGGACGAGGTGAAGAAGCGCGTCCAGGGCGAGCTGGTGAAGCAGGAGCGGGAGACGGACGCCCTGGGCCGGCGGTACGGCGTGGAGACGGTGGCCCTGCTCCGGGAGCGCGAGGCGGAGCTGGTGGCCCTGCACACCCGGCTCACGAAGGTGCTCAGCCGGGGATGACCCAGCGTGTCCGCCCGGTTGCATTCCGCGTCCGGGCGTTCCATAACGGCCCGTTTTCCTTCAAGGCCCACCCATGAAGCGCTACTTCATCCACACCTTCGGCTGCCAGATGAACGTCAACGACTCGCTCCGCATGAGCGAAGCGTTGTCGAAGATGTCCTACGTCCCCACGCCGGAGCCGGACAACGCGGACCTCATCATCCTCAACACCTGCTCCATCCGGGAGAAGGCCGAGGACAAGATGCTGTCCGCGCTGGGGCGCTACCGCGCCGTGAAGGCCAGCCGGGGCGCCATCCTGGGCGTGGGCGGCTGCGTGGCCCAGCAGGAGAAGGACAAGCTGCTCAAGAAGGTCCCGTACCTGGACTTCGTCTTCGGCCCGGACAACATCGCGAAGCTGCCGGAGGTCATCGCCCGCGTGCAGGACGCCCGCGAGCGCGTGGTGGAGACGGCCTTCGTGGACTCCGAGGAGTACGTCTTCCCGCGCGCCGACGCGGAGACGTCCCGCGGCAAGGTGACCGAGTTCGTCACCGTGATGAAGGGCTGCGACAACGTCTGCTCCTTCTGCATCGTCCCGCACACCCGTGGCCGCGAGGTGAGCCGCAACTTCCCGGAGGTGCTCAACGAGGTGGCGGACCTGGCCGGCGTAGGCCTGCGCGAAGTCACGCTCATTGGCCAGAACGTCAACTCGTACCTGGGCGGCATCAGCTTCGCGCAGCTGCTGCTGCGCACCGCGGAGGTGCCGGGCATCGAGCGCGTGCGCTTCACCACCAGCCACCCGCATGACCTGTCGGACGAGCTGATCGAAGCCTTCCGCGTGCAGCCGAAGATTGCCCCGCACTTCCACCTGCCGGTGCAGTGTGGCAGCGACCGCATCCTGAAGATGATGCGCCGCGACTACACCGTCGAGCAGTACATGGAGCGACTGGAGAAGCTGCGCGCCGCGCGGCCCGGCATCGCCATCACCACGGACATCATCGTGGGCTTCCCCGGTGAGACCGAGGAAGAGTTCGAGATGACGATGCAGCTCACCGAACGGGTGAAGTACGACAACCAGTTCTCCTTCGTGTACAGCCCGCGCCCCAAGACGGGCGCCGCGCTGCGCGAGAAGGACTGGGGTCCCATCCCGCACGAGGTGAAGGTGGCCCGGCTGGAGCGGCTGCAGAAGCTGCAGCGGCGCATCAGCGGCGAGTACACCCAGGCGCAGGTGGGCCTGGACGTGGAGGTGCTGGTGGAAGGGCGCTCGCGCTACGACGCCACCAAGCGCTTCGGCCGCACGCCGGAGAACCGCACGGTGAACTTCGAGGGTGATGCTCCCGCGGGCTCCATCGTGAAGGTGCACGTGGAGCGCGCCACGCCCAACCAGCTCGGGGGCAAGCAGTTGGTGGTGCTCCAGGCCCCCACCGTGGCGCCGCCCGCCGTGGAGCTGCCCGTGCCGCTGCATGTCCCGGCGGAGGCCTGACGCTTCCGCCGCTGTCCCGCCGT
The sequence above is a segment of the Corallococcus exiguus genome. Coding sequences within it:
- a CDS encoding PilZ domain-containing protein; the encoded protein is MADTSEKPVPAPRAHRIDHELPVAYRTVAGFVTDWAVNLSRGGLYINTPQPLPVGTVVRLLVSLPGASFPVDLSGKVTRTNPQGTPGSEVPGMAVEFLDVDDEKRSRIEAFVERLREALPADERGSATRK
- a CDS encoding class I SAM-dependent RNA methyltransferase; the protein is MTTLPESPIELTIERLGQLGEGVAQWEGRTVFVPGAFPGDTVRVRLESQGKVLRGLLGQVLTDGAERVSSRCVLSDACGGCDWLELSVPAQRSAKQEIVLSTLEHLGRLKRTGFTVRPLMVAPRDWGYRRRAVLHGAGKGALGYFGRRTHERIPVDVCPALTPVLTALPGKLAPLLKPLAKDTEEVLLLAEGDKAAFAVNLSGQVTARHLEAAEAAVRALRLEGAVLVPKEGSARFIGRPVLRSLSPLRPEVPVYLRPDAFAQAHAEANVGLVTAALYELGAQETDSVLELYSGNGNFTFPLAGTAGSVLGVESSPVGVELAQRSAREGGVANVRFIQGDARKVCDGLVAEGRSFDLCLADPPRAGAPGLAKWMRALNVRRVVYVACDPASLARDAAGLVEAGYKPVALQVVDMFPQTHHVEAVMSFERGA
- a CDS encoding VWA domain-containing protein, producing the protein MDARIVEFAEVLRQNGVRVSTSEVQDALRATAEVGVQDRSLFRSVLRATLVKRELDVETFRRAFDFYFSGAARTFEAIDKSLAKQLEEEGYLEGDLLKMVIYQMNLLAPEMSPLAQAILAGDRARLAQIFRQASLQLDLGQLESPLQTGFFTRRMLAGAGMERARSDLKSMEDELKARGLHAEGVEIVSRHVAAAMRKIEDAARAEVKRQSEARIRRRTDDVTEKPLHLLTQAEVDQMEAAVRTMAEKLKSRMIRKQRSHRRGSLHAQRTLRRNMPWDGIPMVPVFRTRRPERPELVVLCDVSDSVRNASRMMLLFMHTLQSLFVRVRSFVFVSDVGEVTQFFKDLDVSEAIDAATAGRTVSMSSNSNYGRALADFTRDHLGSITRRTTVMIIGDGRNNYNASNAWALKDLKRKAKRVLWICPEDRGNWGIGDSEMLTYEKHCTQAVVVTSVTDLARIAEQLVPV
- the miaB gene encoding tRNA (N6-isopentenyl adenosine(37)-C2)-methylthiotransferase MiaB is translated as MKRYFIHTFGCQMNVNDSLRMSEALSKMSYVPTPEPDNADLIILNTCSIREKAEDKMLSALGRYRAVKASRGAILGVGGCVAQQEKDKLLKKVPYLDFVFGPDNIAKLPEVIARVQDARERVVETAFVDSEEYVFPRADAETSRGKVTEFVTVMKGCDNVCSFCIVPHTRGREVSRNFPEVLNEVADLAGVGLREVTLIGQNVNSYLGGISFAQLLLRTAEVPGIERVRFTTSHPHDLSDELIEAFRVQPKIAPHFHLPVQCGSDRILKMMRRDYTVEQYMERLEKLRAARPGIAITTDIIVGFPGETEEEFEMTMQLTERVKYDNQFSFVYSPRPKTGAALREKDWGPIPHEVKVARLERLQKLQRRISGEYTQAQVGLDVEVLVEGRSRYDATKRFGRTPENRTVNFEGDAPAGSIVKVHVERATPNQLGGKQLVVLQAPTVAPPAVELPVPLHVPAEA